One genomic region from Rosa rugosa chromosome 1, drRosRugo1.1, whole genome shotgun sequence encodes:
- the LOC133709846 gene encoding calmodulin-like protein 3, translating into MVFTTLLLLVVLFLAAFFIYFPNRKLLAWFQSFFPVETASDSTATKKEVAKNVRSVITTRREEDPELKRVFATFDKNSDGFITKQELKESLKNIRVFMSDEEVEEMVNKVDANGDGLIDFSEFCLLCQGQSIVNGGEDGNEAGEVDQEEELREAFGVFDKDKDGLISVEELGVVLCSLGLREGNRVEACKEMVKKVDKDGDGMVNFDEFKMMMKGGRLLTAF; encoded by the coding sequence atggTGTTCACCACCTTATTGTTGCTGGTAGTTCTATTTCTTGCTGCCTTCTTTATATATTTCCCCAACCGCAAGCTTCTTGCATGGTTTCAGTCTTTCTTTCCAGTCGAAACGGCTTCTGATTCGACTGCAACGAAGAAAGAAGTCGCGAAGAATGTTAGGTCAGTGATAACAACAAGAAGGGAGGAGGATCCAGAGCTGAAGCGAGTGTTTGCCACCTTTGACAAGAACAGTGATGGGTTTATAACCAAGCAGGAGCTGAAGGAGTCGCTGAAGAATATCAGGGTCTTCATGAGTGATGAGGAAGTCGAAGAAATGGTGAACAAAGTGGACGCAAACGGAGACGGGCTGATCGACTTTTCCGAGTTCTGTTTGCTCTGCCAGGGTCAGTCTATTGTTAATGGAGGAGAAGATGGGAATGAAGCTGGTGAGGTGGACCAAGAGGAGGAACTGAGGGAGGCTTTTGGTGTGTTCGACAAGGATAAAGATGGGTTGATTTCTGTGGAGGAATTGGGGGTGGTTTTGTGCTCTTTGGGTTTGAGAGAAGGGAATAGAGTTGAGGCTTGTAAGGAAATGGTGAAGAAGGTTGATAAGGATGGAGATGGTATGGTTAATTTTGATGAGttcaagatgatgatgaaaggtGGGAGGCTTCTCACAGCTTTTTGA